A window of Auraticoccus monumenti contains these coding sequences:
- a CDS encoding carbohydrate ABC transporter permease, which yields MTALDTPATATALVAPPAEPAPRRRRRPGAGTAGLGSRPGFLVYGLLIAFVAGSVYPLWWSFVVGSTSNATVGETLPLLPGGNFFANAVTVLDAIPFWKALANSVIISGVITLSVITFSTLAGYAFAKLRFRGRDALMITVVATMAIPTQLGIIPLFIVMRELGWTGTLGAVIVPNLVTAFGVFFMRQYLVDVIPDELVEAARMDGANQLRTFWHVAVPAARPAMAILGLFTFMMAWTDYLWPLVVLGPRNPTLQTALSQLQSGYYVDYSVVLTGAVLATLPLLVLFALAGRQLIAGIMQGAVKG from the coding sequence ATGACCGCCCTGGACACCCCCGCCACCGCCACCGCGCTGGTGGCGCCGCCCGCGGAGCCCGCTCCGCGGCGCCGCCGCCGGCCCGGGGCGGGCACGGCCGGTCTGGGCAGCCGTCCCGGCTTCCTGGTCTACGGCCTGCTGATCGCCTTCGTGGCCGGCTCGGTCTACCCGCTGTGGTGGTCCTTCGTGGTCGGCTCGACCAGCAACGCCACGGTGGGGGAGACCCTGCCGCTGCTGCCGGGTGGCAACTTCTTCGCCAACGCGGTCACCGTGCTGGACGCCATCCCGTTCTGGAAGGCGCTGGCCAACTCGGTGATCATCTCCGGGGTGATCACGCTCTCGGTGATCACCTTCTCCACGCTGGCCGGCTACGCCTTCGCCAAGCTGCGCTTCCGTGGCCGGGACGCGCTGATGATCACGGTGGTGGCCACCATGGCCATCCCCACCCAGCTGGGGATCATCCCGCTGTTCATCGTGATGCGTGAGCTCGGTTGGACCGGAACCCTGGGTGCGGTCATCGTGCCGAACCTGGTGACCGCCTTCGGGGTCTTCTTCATGCGCCAGTACCTGGTCGACGTGATCCCCGACGAGCTGGTCGAGGCCGCCCGGATGGACGGGGCCAACCAGCTCCGGACGTTCTGGCACGTGGCGGTGCCCGCCGCGCGACCGGCGATGGCCATCCTCGGTCTCTTCACCTTCATGATGGCCTGGACCGACTACCTGTGGCCGCTGGTCGTGCTCGGTCCCCGGAACCCGACCCTGCAGACGGCGCTCAGCCAGCTGCAGTCCGGCTACTACGTCGACTACTCGGTCGTGCTGACCGGGGCCGTGCTGGCCACCCTCCCGCTGCTGGTGCTCTTCGCGCTGGCCGGGCGGCAGCTGATCGCCGGCATCATGCAGGGGGCGGTGAAGGGATGA
- a CDS encoding SDR family NAD(P)-dependent oxidoreductase, translated as MSTRPLALVTGSSTGIGLEIARELGRRGHDLVLCADEPLDEAVNRLGRSGVVTHPVHADLGTEQGVQELLDVVDGLGTPLEVAALNVGIGQGGAFLDSPVQAHLEVVRVDVVGTVQLAHGLLAGMVQRGRGRVLVTSSVVSGLPGPYQATYNASKSFVQSFTEALQTELADTGVSVTLLRPGATESAFWRRSGLTSSLLGRMPKDDPGATARAGVQGLFEGKRQVVPATPTGRLLDATAAVVPSRVKAALQAVMSRPR; from the coding sequence ATGAGCACACGACCCCTCGCCCTCGTCACCGGCAGCAGCACCGGCATCGGGCTGGAGATCGCCCGCGAGCTGGGGCGTCGCGGCCACGACCTGGTGCTGTGCGCCGACGAACCGCTGGACGAGGCGGTCAACCGGCTGGGACGCAGCGGTGTGGTCACCCACCCGGTGCATGCCGACCTGGGCACCGAGCAGGGGGTGCAGGAGCTGCTCGACGTCGTCGACGGGCTGGGCACACCGCTCGAGGTGGCCGCGCTCAACGTGGGCATCGGGCAGGGCGGGGCCTTCCTCGACTCCCCCGTGCAGGCCCACCTCGAGGTGGTGCGGGTCGACGTGGTCGGTACCGTCCAGCTCGCGCACGGCCTCCTCGCGGGCATGGTGCAGCGCGGCCGCGGCCGGGTGCTGGTCACGTCCTCGGTGGTGAGCGGGCTGCCCGGTCCCTACCAGGCCACCTACAACGCCTCGAAGTCCTTCGTGCAGTCCTTCACCGAGGCCCTGCAGACCGAGCTGGCCGACACCGGGGTGAGCGTGACGCTGCTGCGGCCGGGAGCCACCGAGAGCGCCTTCTGGCGGCGGTCCGGGCTGACCAGCTCGCTGCTCGGGCGGATGCCCAAGGACGACCCCGGGGCCACCGCCCGCGCCGGCGTCCAGGGGTTGTTCGAGGGGAAGCGGCAGGTGGTGCCGGCCACCCCCACCGGACGTCTGCTGGACGCCACCGCCGCGGTGGTCCCCTCCCGGGTCAAGGCGGCGCTGCAGGCCGTCATGTCCAGGCCCCGCTGA
- a CDS encoding LacI family DNA-binding transcriptional regulator — protein sequence MSTQDAVAGAPTLEMVAARAGVSRATVSRVVNGSPRVSPEVVSAVQSAIEALEYVPNRAARSLVSRRTQAVALVMPESTAKVFADPFFASIVQGVALCLAGTEYTMTLLIESEVQSAKTRRFLLSGNVDGALVVSHHVGDHSYLGLTGGLPVVMGGRPLVPVQGVRHVVDVDNVAASEMAVDHLVDRGRRRLATIAGPQDMPPGLDRLDGWRRAVARHGLPDDLVELGDFTPGSGAGAMARLLQREPRLDGVFAANDQMAIGAYSALAAAGLRVPEDVAVVGFDDDRFAATAHPALTTVHQPLVEMGTTMAQVLLRLLAGEDVEERTVLGTELVVRRSTAG from the coding sequence ATGAGCACCCAGGACGCGGTGGCGGGGGCGCCCACGCTGGAGATGGTCGCCGCCAGGGCCGGGGTGTCGCGGGCCACCGTGTCCCGGGTGGTCAACGGCTCGCCGCGGGTCTCGCCCGAGGTGGTCAGCGCCGTCCAGAGCGCCATCGAGGCCCTGGAGTACGTGCCCAACCGCGCTGCCCGGTCGCTGGTCAGCCGGCGCACCCAGGCCGTCGCGCTGGTGATGCCGGAGTCCACCGCCAAGGTCTTCGCCGACCCGTTCTTCGCCTCCATCGTGCAGGGCGTCGCCCTGTGCCTGGCCGGCACCGAGTACACGATGACCCTGCTGATCGAGTCGGAGGTGCAGTCGGCCAAGACCCGGCGCTTCCTGCTCAGCGGCAACGTGGACGGCGCGCTGGTGGTCTCCCACCACGTCGGCGACCACTCCTACCTCGGGCTGACCGGTGGGCTGCCGGTGGTGATGGGCGGTCGGCCGCTGGTCCCGGTGCAGGGCGTGCGCCACGTGGTGGACGTCGACAACGTGGCCGCCAGCGAGATGGCCGTCGACCACCTGGTGGACCGCGGACGCCGCCGGCTGGCCACCATCGCCGGCCCGCAGGACATGCCGCCGGGGCTGGACCGCCTGGACGGCTGGCGCCGCGCGGTGGCCCGGCACGGCCTGCCCGACGACCTGGTCGAGCTGGGGGACTTCACCCCGGGATCCGGGGCGGGGGCGATGGCGCGGCTGCTGCAGCGCGAGCCACGGCTGGACGGGGTGTTCGCCGCCAACGACCAGATGGCCATCGGCGCCTACTCCGCGCTGGCCGCGGCGGGGCTCCGGGTACCGGAGGACGTGGCCGTGGTCGGCTTCGACGACGACCGCTTCGCCGCCACCGCCCACCCGGCGCTGACCACGGTGCACCAGCCCCTGGTCGAGATGGGCACGACGATGGCGCAGGTCCTGCTGCGGCTGCTGGCCGGGGAGGACGTCGAGGAGCGGACCGTGCTGGGCACCGAGCTGGTGGTCCGCCGCAGCACGGCGGGCTGA
- a CDS encoding SRPBCC family protein, with translation MSRNTRLVEASPDQVWSVLSDGWLYSSWVVGAARIRQVEPDWPAVGSRIHHSAGLWPLMIDDHSEVLEADPPRRLVLRARGWPAGEAQVTVLLHPQGAHTEVEILEDAVRGPGVLVPRPVRSVAIGLRNTETLRRLALIAQGRP, from the coding sequence GTGAGCCGCAACACCCGCCTCGTGGAGGCCTCCCCCGACCAGGTCTGGTCCGTGCTGTCCGACGGCTGGCTCTACTCGTCGTGGGTGGTGGGAGCGGCCCGGATCCGGCAGGTCGAGCCCGACTGGCCGGCCGTGGGCAGCCGCATCCACCACAGCGCAGGCCTCTGGCCGCTGATGATCGACGACCACAGCGAGGTGCTGGAGGCCGACCCGCCCCGGCGGCTGGTGCTGCGGGCCCGCGGCTGGCCGGCCGGGGAGGCGCAGGTCACCGTCCTGCTGCACCCGCAGGGGGCGCACACCGAGGTCGAGATCCTCGAGGACGCCGTCCGCGGACCGGGCGTGCTCGTCCCCCGTCCGGTGCGAAGCGTGGCGATCGGCCTGCGCAACACCGAGACCCTCCGCCGGCTCGCGCTGATCGCCCAGGGCCGACCGTGA
- a CDS encoding glycoside hydrolase family 1 protein, giving the protein MSATFPTSFLWGAATAAAQVEGAATEDGKGDSIWDAFAREPGAVAGGDTPAEGVDHYHRSAEDVALMRALGLGSYRFSTSWARVVPDGRRVNPAGLDFYSRLVDQLLEAEILPWLTLYHWDLPQALQEQGGWTDRETALRFADYAEAVHDRLGDRVQHWTTFNEPLCSALIGHVGGEHAPGWTDPVAGLAAVHHQHLAHGLAVRRLRELAGERAISVGITLNLTNAVPHDPDDPADLDAARRLDGLWNRLFLEPVLLGRYPEDVLADVEHLGLTDHVRPGDLETVAAPIDFLGVNHYHDDNVSGRPPAPGEPPSLRPTDRPGRSPFPGSEHLTFPSRGLPRTAMGWEVNPDGLRELLVRLGREYPGAPPLYVTENGSAWDDVVEDGAVHDTERVAYLHAHLDAVAQAITEGADVRGYFVWSLLDNFEWAWGYDKRFGIVHVDRATMARTPKDSALAYAAVIAAARADGTAGAPRVPERDAAVPVGGSGSR; this is encoded by the coding sequence ATGAGCGCCACCTTCCCGACGTCCTTCCTCTGGGGGGCCGCCACCGCCGCCGCCCAGGTCGAGGGGGCCGCCACCGAGGACGGCAAGGGCGACTCCATCTGGGACGCCTTCGCCCGCGAGCCCGGCGCCGTCGCCGGCGGTGACACCCCTGCCGAGGGGGTCGACCACTACCACCGCAGCGCCGAGGACGTCGCCCTGATGCGCGCGCTGGGGCTCGGCTCCTACCGCTTCTCCACCAGCTGGGCCCGCGTCGTCCCCGACGGGCGCCGGGTCAACCCCGCCGGGCTGGACTTCTACTCCCGGCTGGTCGACCAGCTGCTGGAGGCCGAGATCCTGCCCTGGCTGACCCTCTACCACTGGGACCTGCCGCAGGCGCTGCAGGAGCAGGGCGGCTGGACCGACCGCGAGACCGCCCTCCGCTTCGCCGACTACGCCGAGGCGGTGCACGACCGGCTGGGTGACCGGGTGCAGCACTGGACCACCTTCAACGAGCCGCTGTGCTCGGCGCTGATCGGCCACGTCGGGGGCGAGCACGCACCCGGCTGGACCGACCCCGTCGCCGGGCTGGCCGCGGTGCACCACCAGCACCTGGCCCACGGGCTGGCCGTGCGCCGGCTCCGCGAGCTCGCCGGTGAGAGGGCGATCAGCGTCGGGATCACCCTGAACCTGACCAACGCCGTCCCGCACGACCCCGACGACCCCGCCGACCTGGACGCCGCCCGGCGGCTGGACGGGCTGTGGAACCGGCTGTTCCTCGAGCCGGTGCTGCTGGGCCGCTACCCCGAGGACGTGCTGGCCGACGTCGAGCACCTGGGCCTGACCGACCACGTCCGACCCGGCGACCTGGAGACGGTGGCCGCCCCGATCGACTTCCTGGGCGTGAACCACTACCACGACGACAACGTCTCCGGGCGGCCGCCGGCCCCGGGGGAGCCGCCCTCGCTGAGGCCCACCGACCGCCCGGGGCGCTCCCCGTTCCCCGGCAGCGAGCACCTGACGTTCCCCAGCCGCGGGCTGCCCCGCACGGCCATGGGCTGGGAGGTGAACCCCGACGGCCTGCGCGAGCTTCTGGTGCGGCTCGGCCGGGAGTACCCCGGGGCGCCGCCGCTCTACGTCACCGAGAACGGCTCGGCCTGGGACGACGTCGTCGAGGACGGCGCGGTGCACGACACCGAGCGGGTGGCCTACCTGCACGCCCACCTGGACGCCGTCGCGCAGGCCATCACCGAGGGGGCCGACGTCCGCGGCTACTTCGTCTGGTCGCTGCTGGACAACTTCGAGTGGGCCTGGGGCTACGACAAGCGCTTCGGCATCGTGCACGTCGACCGTGCGACCATGGCCCGGACGCCCAAGGACAGCGCCCTGGCGTACGCGGCGGTGATCGCCGCGGCCCGGGCGGACGGGACGGCCGGTGCGCCGAGGGTGCCGGAGCGGGACGCGGCCGTGCCCGTCGGGGGCAGCGGCAGCAGGTGA